A segment of the Roseiconus lacunae genome:
ACCCAAAGACTCATGTTTACCTGCTTACCAGACGATCTTTTCGGCATCGAAGATCGGACCTTCGACGCAGGTTCGTTTGTAATCCCACTCGCCGTCGTCTTGCTTGACTTTGGCGACGCAGGAAAAGCAGATCCCGATGCCGCACGCCATCGGGGTTTCCATCGAAACCTGGCAGTGGACATCGCGTCCTTCGAGGCGTAGCGCCGCGCAGACTTCCGCGACCTTCTCCATCATGATTTCAGGGCCGCAGGTCACAACGCGGACCCGCTCGCGGGCATCGGTTTCTTTCAAGCGTTCGGCGAGCACGTCGGGAACGAGTGCTCGCGTTCCGGCTGATCCGTCGTCGGTGCAGAGGTGGACGTCAAAGCCAGCCGATCGGAATTGATCGACTCCGGCGTGCAGCGATTGCCGCCGAGCACCGTAGATCACTTCGGCATGCTTGGCCCAACCGCTCTCCCGGTCGAAGCTCTGTTGGCCGAGCGCCTCGCGACCGAGAAGCAGCATTGGGGTTTGCCCGATGCCGCCGACCGCCATGATCAACCGGTCGCAGTTCTGGTTGGAAAAACCATTGCCCAGTGGCCCCCAAAGTGAAACACGCGTACCGACGGGGCTTTCGGCACAGGCCGTCGTGAAGCTGCCTTTCTTAAGGTAGATCAGATCGATGTAGGTCGGCGTGCCTTCCGAGTCCGCGATCACATCCCAGATCGCGAACGCTCGGCCGATCAGCGGTGCGTTGACATCGGCAAGGCGGATCATCATGAATTGGCCCGGCACGCAGCGTTGAGCGATCGACGGGCAGGCGACTCGCAAGCGATAGGTCGATTCCGCAATCGCTTCGTTCTCGACCAGTTCTGTTTGGTGTTGAACCA
Coding sequences within it:
- a CDS encoding dihydroorotate dehydrogenase electron transfer subunit; protein product: MSSLHADYYANQLVQHQTELVENEAIAESTYRLRVACPSIAQRCVPGQFMMIRLADVNAPLIGRAFAIWDVIADSEGTPTYIDLIYLKKGSFTTACAESPVGTRVSLWGPLGNGFSNQNCDRLIMAVGGIGQTPMLLLGREALGQQSFDRESGWAKHAEVIYGARRQSLHAGVDQFRSAGFDVHLCTDDGSAGTRALVPDVLAERLKETDARERVRVVTCGPEIMMEKVAEVCAALRLEGRDVHCQVSMETPMACGIGICFSCVAKVKQDDGEWDYKRTCVEGPIFDAEKIVW